GTCTGTCATTGTGCGTCCTAGCTGAGTTTTTTGGCCAGAAGCTGGTTGAGCAGCCCGGGGTTGGCCTGCCCCTTGGTGGCCTTCATGACCTGGCCCACGAAGAAGCCCATGAGCTTGGTCTTGCCGCCCTTGTAGGCTTCCACTTCCGCCGGGCTGGCGGCCAGCACGGCGTCGATGGCCTCCTCCAGGGCGGAGGAGTCGGAAATCTGCACCAGGCCCTTGGCCTTGACCAGGGCCTCGGGATCGCCCCCCTGGGCGAAGAGGTCGGGGAAGATCTGCTTGCCGATCTTGCCGGAGATCACGCCTTCGTCCACCAGCTTCACCAGCTTGGCCAGGTCCGCTGGTGCCAGCTTGAGCTGCGCGGCGCTCAGCTTTGCCTCGCCCATCTCGCGCAGCAGCTCGCTCATGATCCAGTTGGCGATCTTCTTGGGCTGGGCGTAGGCGGCGCAGGCGGCCTCGAAGTAGTCGGCCAGGTCGCGCTCGGCGGTGATGGTGGCGGCATCGTTCGCGGTGAGTCCGAAATCGTTCTCGAAGCGCTGGCGGCGCACCCGGGGCAGCTCCGGCAGTTGGGCCTTCCACTGCTCCAGCTTGGCGGGGTCGAGCTTGAGGGGCACCAGGTCCGGGTCGGGGAAATAGCGGTAGTCGTGGGCCTCTTCCTTGCCGCGCATGCTGGCCGTGACGTTCTTGTCCGGGTTGTAGAGGCGCGTCTCCTGCACGATGGCCTCGCCGTCCTCCAGGCAGTCCTTCTGGCGCTGGATTTCGTACTCGATGGCCTTGTGCACGTTGCGGAAGGAGTTGACGTTCTTGATCTCAGCCCGGGTGCCGAACTCCTTCTGCCCCTTGGGGCGAATGGAGACGTTGGCGTCGCAGCGGAAGGAGCCCTCCTCCATGTTGCCGTCGCAGATGCCCAGGTAGACCAGGATGGAGCGCAGCTCCTTGAGGTAGGCAACGGCCTCGTCGGCGGAGCGCATGTCCGGCTCTGAGACGATCTCGATGAGGGGCACGCAGGCGCGGTTCAGATCCACGTAGCTGGCGTTGTCCGTGGCGGAGTGGATGTTCTTGCCCGCGTCCTCCTCCATGTGGATGCGCGTGACGCCGATGGTCTTGGCCGCGCCGTCCACGAGGATGTCCACCTTGCCGTGCTCCGCGATGGGCAGCTCGAACTGGGAGATCTGGTAGCCCTTGGGCAGGTCGGGATAGAAATAGTTCTTGCGCGCGAACACCGAGATGGGGTTGAGCGCGCAGTCGATGGCCATGCCCATCTTGGCGGCGTACTCCACGGCGCGCTCGTTGAGCACGGGCAGCACGCCGGGCATGCCCGAGCACACGGGGCAGACGTTCTCGTTGGGGTCGTTGCCGAAACGTGTGGAGCAGGAACAGAAAATCTTGCTTTCGGTCAGCAACTGGGCGTGGACTTCAAGGCCGATTACCGCCTCGTATTCTGCCATGTCTGGAGGCTCCTGGATGAACTGGCGCTCGCGCCGGGGAAGGTCTTACAGGCCAAGCGTTGCGGGGTCAACATTCCCGGCCGGACGGACGGTGGAGTGGAGCGCGCCGCGTTGACTTGCCGCGCTCTTTGTGGTGCATAAGGGCATACCCAGGAGGCCCCATGAACATCCGCTACGTGCTGCTGCTCACTCTTCTCGCCCTGGCAGGCTGCGTGGATACCGCCCAGCGCGGCGGCTACTACGACGACCCCTACTACGGCCGGGGCGGCTATTACCAGGGCAATCCCGGCTACCGCGGTGGGCGCCACGACCCCTACTACGACGAGGACGCCGCCGAGCGCCGCCGCCGCAACCAGGAAAACGCCTGCAACGTCAGCTGGGCCAACTGCGTCAATGTCTGCAACTCCATGCGCGACGCCAACCAGCGCGCCGTTTGCGTGGCCAACTGCAACAACGCCCTGAACCAGTGCAAGCGGTAGCGCAACGCGCTGCCCTCCCCTGCCTGCGTAACTTCCCCTTCACCAACGACGACTGCCGGGGTTCGGCGAACCGGACCCCGGCAGTGAATGCAACGCTTATCCTTACTACTGGGCTTTCTTCGCCGACTTGTCCACGGTCGGAATGCCGCTGGGCATGACCGCGGTCTCTTGGCCATGAACGGCGCGATAGCAGGATTGATACTGTTTCACGCACTGGTACTTGCCGGCCTCGTCCGTGATCTCCTTGGAGTTCACGCATTGGACGTAGGTCCTCTTGCATGCGGCAGCCTGCTGCTGGTTCTGGGACATGGCGGCCCCGGGGAGCAGTACTCCCGCCAGCAGAACCAGGCTCATGGCGATCGTTCTGGTTGAGATCATGATAAATCCTCCGTTGCGGCAGCTTCATGTCTCGCAACTGCCTGGATACGATTGAAGCGCAGTCCGATCCTCAATGCCTCAGGAATCCGTGTCTGCATCTTCAACCATCAACCGCCGTTCATCAGCAGCCAATCCGCCGCTGGCGGGGCGTATGGGTTGTACACCTGGATGACGTGCATCATATCGTGCTCCTCGTGCTCGAGCATATGGCAGTGCCAGATGTATTCGAAGCCGAAGTTGTGCAGCGGATTTGTCACAGCGTTGAAGGGCTTCGTGGCGTTGAGCGGGCGCACGCTCTGGGGCACGCCGAAGGACAGGCGAGGCGGCGAGAACTTCACGGCCACGATGGCGTTGGTCCCCGGCAGCATCCGGATTGTTTCCTTCCAGCCCAGTTCGTTGGGGTCCGGGGGCGTCACGACGCCGGCCCAGTCCACGCGGGCCACGAGCTGCACGTTCTCGAGGTGGATGTGAATGGGATGGACATCACCCGTATTGTTGACCACGGTCCATATCTGCGGCTGGCGGTTGAACACGGTTTCCGTGGGCATATCCTCGTAGCCGGTGCCGTAGGCCGGGGTGCCCTGGTTGCCTATGGTGAAGGCGTTGGTGCCGATCTGGGTGTTCAGGCGGCCGTGGCTGTCGAAGTTCTCGTTGAGGGTCTTGATCTTGACCGGGATGCCGGCGACGGTGGTATCGCGCACGTTCACAGGGGTGCCGGGGGGCACTATGGCCTTGGGCTGGGTCTGGGCGAAGATCGCGGGCAGGCCGGTATTGGCGTTTGCCAGATAGGCCTTGGTGGCCGCGTAGTTCACGGCGTCAGGGGTCCCACCGGCCACGACGCGGAACTCCATCATCGTGCGGGTGTTGGGGCCCTGGCCCTGAAGGGTGGTCGGGGCGCCTCCGAACGCGGTCTGGTCGGGAGCTCCAGTGAAGAAGTCGTCGCGGGGGTCTCCGGCCGGGGCGGGCGCGGGCGCGTCGTTGTAGAGGATCAGCCTGGCGCCCGGGGGCAAGGCCGAAAAGTCGACGATGATGTCCGCGCGCTCAGCCGGGGCGACCAGGAGGGTGTACGCCGTGGGCATGGTCGTCGAGGTCGGGATGGCGCCCCACTGGGTCGGCGGATTGTTCATCTCCACCGGTGCGGGCAGCACGCCGCCCTCGTTGGCTATCTGGAGCATGGCCGGGCCGGGCTGGGCCAGGTTCGCCTCGCCGGTGTAGTTCAGGTTGATGTCCTGAGCTTCCATGTACAGCTGCAGGTTGAAGGCCCTTGCGCCAGCCGCGTTGAGGATGCGGAAGCGATACTTGCGCTGCTGCACATCCATGTAGGGGTAGGCCACCCCGTTGACCATGGACGTGTCCTGAAATGCCTCGGCCACGGCGGAGACGGCGGGCGGGTTCTGGACGTTCTGCACGGGCGGATACACCCAGCCGCCGAAGTCCCAGCGGCCTGTGGGGTTCGGAGTGCCGTCGGCCAGGTTCTGGTTGGGCTCGTACACATGGGGGTACCAGAGGGCGCCGGTGAACTGGCCCCAATCCGGGTTGGCGGCCCAGGAGGGATCCTGGGTTCCGATCGTGGCGGAATTGACGAAGCTCTTGTCCTGGATGATCAGCGGAATGCCGAGGCCGCTGTTGTCGGCGGGCAGGATTCCGTTGGCCACCAGCTGCGCTTCGGCCGTATCCGTGACCAGGAAAGCCGAGGCCATGCCGGCGTAGACGTTGGTGCGGGTGATGCCCACGGCGTGGTCATGGTACCAGAGCATGCGCGCGCTCTGCAGGTTGGGGTAGTAGGCGTTCCATTCGTTTGCTGCCGGTGTCGCCATGTCCGGCACATTGATGTAGCTCACACCCTTCTGGCCTATGCCGGAAGGCGTGAACCACTGGTTGGGGGTGCCGTCGCTGATCCAGGGCACGAAACCGCCGTGCAGGTGGATGGCCGTGCGGTTCTGGACGCCCTCCGCGCCCATGATGGTGGTGTCGACTGGCAGAAAGGCGTTGCCAATCGGCAACTCGTTGCGGAAGGTCACACGCACTGGACGGTTGGTGTGGGCCACAATGATGGGGCCAAGATAGGACTGCTTCTCCGTGGTTCCCAGCTTCGTGATCGAAGCATTGGGACTGAGGTCATAGTAACCGCGCAGTGTCGTCTGGTTAGGCAGCCCTGAATGCATCTGCTGGGAATACTGCCGAATTCCTATCTGATAGTAATCACTATTAGGATCGGAAGGATAACTGACAGGCTTCGCGATCGGTATGCAATATCCCAACGTATTATAGGAAGTATTCGTATCATTGCAGACAGGCGTAAGAGAGTCGACAAATTTGTTAAGAATCGGGCTAAATGCGTACCCATGAGCATCCGAAGTTACAACCCCGTTTCCAGGGGAGTAGCTTACGGGTGACAACACTGCACAGAGCATTGTCATCACAATTGCTGTCCGCGACAAGTTCAACTTACGCCACAATTCCATTGCAGCACCTCCTATCAACAGTTGAAATCAGTAACAGCTGGCATGATTTCCTTACTGGCCTCTTGGTTTCAAACAATCCAAGAGTCAATGAGGCTACACTCCAAGCAGGGCAAAGGCCTGCCGCCCATTTGCGCGGGCCTTAAATGGACTTCCCATCCAACATACACCCAGTCGTGAAGGTTTCAACTTATTTTTCACGATTTCGCACTGTCCTCCGAAAATTATTGCCCCACCGCCATACCCATTCGCACCCATTGACTTTTGTACCAACCTGAACGGCGACACTCACACGTCAATCATTACAAACAGATGTGGGTGTGTTTAGGTGCATAGACACGCCGGATGTCAATCCAGCGACATCGTGGCAACTCCCAATATGCTCCAGCAAGAACATTCGACTTGCGGACTGATCATCTCGCCAATCCGACCGGTCATGAGGGCCGAGGGGCTCATAACGGCCACATACAACCTGCCTCCAAAACTGGGTATCGCCGTGGCGAGCAGCGCTGACATGCCCAGTGTCCCTGAGCATGAACATCATCTTCCGGGCTGTCTCACCGCCATGACGCTACAAAATTGCTGTACGGGCCTGGATGACCTGGAAGCAGGAGCACTGAGAGCTGTTCCGCCTATATGCAAGCAATAGACGCGCCCCGTAGATACGGGAGGCCGCCCGCCCGCGCAATGGCCGAGATCTTCAAACGTAAGAGCCCGGACGATTTCTCACCCAGGCTCTTAATTATTACCATGCATGGCTGCATATCAGGGCCGCCCCCTGCTCCGGATCATTTCCCGCAAGCGGGCCGGCGACTGCTGGAACACCAAACTGTTGCCAGACTATGATCCCTACTGCAGCAGATGGATCAGGGCCGGCGCGATGACATTGCTCGGGATGAGCCTGTCGTCCCGGCTGAAGGGGTCCATCCCGAGGAATGGTTTGAGCGGATACGTGCTTCCCGCCTGGCCCACTGCCGGAATTTCGCGCATCTCGCTGCAGGTTGCTGTCAGGATCTGCTCATCCGTACACAAGACTGCAAGCTGGTTCCCGGGCTCTCCATTGGGCACGAAGAGTTGGGGATGGTCAAACGGAGCCCTCCGATACTTGACCCGGTCATCGGTGAGAGTGAGCAGGAAGGCCACCAGGGCATCCTTGTTGGCCTCGTTGCCCACGAGCAGATTCAGCCGTCCGCCGGGCTGATCCGGCCCGATGGCGGGCGGCATGTCCCTGAGGTTCTGCTGCTGAAAGTCACCGCCTCGGCCGTAGAAGTCCATGACCTCCTTGAGGGTGGTGAGGCCACCATTATGGAAGTACGGTCCGGTCAGCTCGACATTGCGCAGTCCGGGCGTCTTGAACGCGCCGTTGACGGAGATGAAGCTCTCCGGGAGAGGCTGACCGAATTCGTCCCTGACATTTCGGGAGAAGGACAATGGCCTGTCCCAGGGATCCTTCCCGCCGCGACCGAGGTCCGCGGCAGTCGGGCGGACCGCGAGGTTGTAGAAGCCGATGTCATAATTGCGGGAAAAGCCGTCCTTCATGGGCATGAATTCGATGACCGCCAGCGGCTCTCCAGGGTTGGCGGCAGCCAACTCCACGGTGGAGATGTTCGTCAGCTCCGGCCCGAAGTGGCATATGGAGCAGGACGTCCCCTTTTGCGGATCCGTGTTGTAGAACAGGTCCATGCCGCGTTTTTCCCGCTCCGTAAGGTCGATCAGGCCTTCGCGGAACCGGTCAAAGCGGGTATCATTGGAGATGAGCGTCCGCTCATACGCCTGGATCGCCAGCCCGGCGAAAAGGGAGAAGTTGTTCTCCATCTGCTCCCGCCCGTGCGCCCAAAAGTCGTCCTTGAAGGCCGCGGCGACAAGGTCGGCGTAAGTCCGAGGGCTCCCGTCCTGATTGGTCCGCAGGCCCGGGCCCGGGCGGGCGGAGAGGCTCCCCAGCACGCTGTCCTGGGGATGGACGTCCTGTTTCGCCAGGGGCGTGAGCGCGAGCATCTTCCGGCCCAGTTGGGGAAACGTCCGGCCCGCATAGGACATCTCGGCGGAGCTGAGCATGGGTCCGACAGCCTGGGAGGCGAGACTCGAAAAGTCGAGGCTGACAGTTTCAGGGACGAGGGTGCCGGTGCCGTCCATGCGGAGTATCTGGTGGGCCAGAACGGCGCCGGTGCCGAACTCGTTGACACCATTGAAAATATTGCTCGCCCTTCCGTCCCAGAAGTTCACGTAGTTGAACGCGGCATTGATCACCGAGGGCGCGTTCCTGGCAGTCACCTGGCGAACCTGCTTCCCATTGACCTGGAAGACGGTCGGTGCGGCCGTGAGTGTCCCCTGCTCCAATCCCCCCTGGGCGGGATCGTGTCCGACGTAGTCGACGCTGAAGACGCCCTGGGAGCCGGAGCTGTCGTCGCTGTCCCCCAGCACGGTGTTGCGGTCGTCGGGGGATGAGAGCTTGCGAAAGGGATACTTCGCAGCCGTCAGGATGGCGTTTGGCTGCATGGCGAAAGCGCCATCCTTGCCGGGGTGGACCTGATTCTTGTTCCTGTTGTCCCCGCCGGCGTGGAAGTGACAGCTCGCGCAGGCCGTGACGCCGTCGCTGCCGATCTGCATATCCCAAAACAGGGCCTTCCCGAGAATAATCGCGGCATTGTTGTCCTTGATGTACCTGTCGATCCCGGGGATCGCCGGAAGAGTGATCGTCTTCAGTGATGGCGGGATGACCGGAGCCACTTGGCTGAAGGGGAGGGACGGAAACAGGAACAAGGTCGCCAGGATGAACGCGGCGAGAGGGTAAACCCGGAATCGATGACGGCGGACCATTCGTTTCTCCTGAGAATCCGGCTCCCGCATGCGCGGGAGCCGGATAGTCGACGGATTTTCTGCTTCAGGAATTACTGCTGCAGCAGCATGTAGTTAGGTCCGGCTACGACCGGCGGAATGACGAATTCCACCTTCACCCTGGCCATGCCGCCCTTAGCCGACTTGACCACAATCTCCGAGGGAGGAATGGGGAGCGCCATGCTCAGGGAGCCTGAGGCTGACATCGCCCCCAGCAAGGTGGTTCCGTCGCCGTCATAGACAGTGAGCGCAGGGGCGTTGAGGAGGTCCGCCGACTTGGCCTTCACGTTCAGCGTCCCTGTCGGATTGCTGGCGTTCTCCGCGATGACGTACTGGGCTCTCGTAATGTTCACGATATCCACGGGCTGAACCGTGAGGCTCGAGGTCGCGGGGGCGTCGGACACGTTTTGGACGACGACAGGCCCCGGCACCTGGCCTCCCTGGAAGAACACCCTCCCGAACTGCTTTCCGGGGGGCAAGGGGGTTGTGCCGGGCGTCAACTGAACCGGCACCGCGACGCCCGGGGCGGAGGCGGTCAGGGTCTTTCCGGGCGCAGTCGAGGCGTAGACATCGACCCTGCCCGAGCCCGTGCGCCCGAGGGTGTAGGTCGCCTGGTCCAGGGAGGCGCCGAACTTGGTCGCCACCTTGCCCATGATCGCGAAGGAGTTGCTCTCGATCACGTCCGAGGGATTGCCGGCCGTGCCGAACGCCCCTCCGGTCACAACCGGGCCGCTTATGCGCTGGACCCTGAACACGTTCGTGTTGTTCGGGCTCCCGGTCGCCGTGCAGGGCACGTTGGGATCACCCAGGAACCCGGCAGGGGCCGCGGGGGAGACGCACTGCAGGAAGGGGCCGATTTCGCCCTTGAGCGCGCCGGTGAACACGCCGACCTGGATGCCGACGTCCGCGGTATGGTTGATGGCCCGTCCACCGGCGGTAGCGGCGTCAACTACGAAGTCGGTGACTCCGTAAGGGTGGGTGACACGGTAGGTGCCAGCCGCCCCCGCGTTCGTATCCACCCTGATCCGCATCCTGGCAAAACTGATCTGGTCCCCAGCGGCCGGGGTTTCGCCAAGTGAGAACGCCGCCTCAATGGCCATATCCAGCAGCGCATCGCCGCCGTTCGGCAGGGTGATGGCCGACGTCGCGCTCCACCAGAAAGCTTCGGCGCCGAAGTTGTCCGGGAACGAGACGGGGTTGTTGGGGAACGGCAAGGCCCGCAGGCAGAGGGGGCCGGCCACGGTCTCGATGGGGTCCATGCAGAGTTCCAGGTAGGTCCCGGCCTTGTCCTGGTACCAGAGGGGGAACCCGTTGGCCGGGTCCAGCGGACCGACGGCCGCCAGTTCGGCGCGCGCCGGTCCCGACAACGCTACGAGTGAGATGCAGGCCAAGGCGGCGAAAAGGCTCAACAGCTTATTCTTAATCATTGTCGCTCCTGGGCGAGAGGTATTCACGGGAAGCGTTACCCAAGCAAAAGGTTGTACGGCACGGGGTTCCATTTCTTCACCTCGATGTATGTCTGCGACGAGTAGTCGACCTGGCCGGTGATCCAGTTCAGGAACTCGATCTTCACGGGGAACTTGCCGCCAGCCTTGGGCTTGATGATCAGGTCGTAGCGCCTGGCCGTTGTCAGGGTGAACGGCTGACCGGCCTTGATGGTGATCGGGCGGGAGTACTTGGTCATCGCGTTCTTGGTCGGGTTCGCGCCGACGCCGAGGGGACGGCCGTCCTCGGCGACAAGTTCCACATCCAGCCCGAAGGTGTAGCGCTGCACCTTGTATCCGCCGCAGAGCAGCCTGATGAGGATGGTTTCGCGCCCCTTGGACGTGATGCGGGACCTGGGGTCGGTCTGCCACAGGCCAGGCGTCGGATTGCCCTTGACCTGGGGCACGCCGCTGATGAGGAAGATGTCAGGGTCGTAGACGTGAAGGCCTGGAGCCCCGTTACTGGTGTTTTGAGCGATGGTGGTGAACCCGGAGAGCTGGGGCGCCCCCGGGATGTCGTTGGGCGCCGGCGGCTGGCCGAACGACTTGTCCATGACGTGCCACTTGCGGTCGATCTCCGTGACAGCCCAAAGCGCTTCCACGTCGTACTTGGGCCCCCCCTCGTAGAGCGTGCCAGGCCCGGTGGGCGGGTCGATGATGAGGAAGCCGAACATGCCCATCTGGAAGTGGAGAGGCGTGTTGCGGTGGCAGTGGTAGAAGAACGTCCCGGCCTGCCTGGGCACCATCTGGTAAATGTACTGGCCGTCGACCTCCATGGTCACGTGGCCGACGCCGTCGTTGATGGGCTCGGGCTCGAGGCCATGGTGGTGGATCGTGTGCGGGCCGTGGTGCGTGTGCACCGTTGTGTGGATGATCTTGTCCTGGGTGTAGCGCAGGGGCACGGACGGATACGTGATCACGTTGGAATTGTCCGGGTCGAAGAAGCCCCAGACCTCCACTGTGTTCGGCGTGGCGTTATTGAGTATCTGGCCGGTGACCAGGCTCAGGTGCTTGTCCTTGTAGAACTCGCGGGTGGTGCGCTGGTGGGTCGCCGGATTGAAGGGAACGAATCCCGGCGTGTTCGGCGTCCCGTGGAAGATGTTCGCGAAGCCGCGATTGAAGTGATAGACCGCGTGGTCGTACTCGGGGTCGCTGGGGGCCGGGAAGTGACCCCGGCTGACGGTCGGGAAGGTCGTGTTGTTGCACTGTATGGCCATGGGGAACTCCGTGATATGCTGTTATAAACCAACGCTGTTGGTGAAGCCGCGGGGGTCGGGGTCCCCGAAAATCCTGCGGTCGGGATGCTTGCCGATCAGGGCCGGATCAACAGGGCCGCCGATGGTGGGCGACAGGATGGACCAGTGCGTCATGGAGCCGTTGGGATAGTTTCCGCCGGCCGCGGTCTGGGAAGTCTCCAGGTGGCAGTGCATCGGGTATACGAAGGGGAATTGTGATCTCAGCACGCCCGAGGCGACCTCGACCTTGGGCACCCCGCCGGCTGCTGACCAGGCCGCCGGGTCTTCCGGACTGTTGATGGTATCGGGCGGAATGATGAAAGGCAGAAGATGGCTCTTGATGTCGCCCGACAGCATGCTCCACGTGTCCAGGAATATGAGGTTGTCCTTGACCGTGCCGTTCGCGGCGAGCTCAAAAACGTGGTTGCCATGGATGTGGGGAGAGGCAGCGTTCAAGCCGCTGTTCATGGACACGATGAGGGCCGGCATGCCGACGTTGCCGTAAGGCGCCGTGTCCGGCTCGTGGCCGGACCAGTGCCCGCTTCTGCCGTTGATGAGAAAATACTGGGGCGTATAGGTGGTCGTGAAACTCGCCACGCTCGCTGCTATGCCCGCGGCGTTGCCGTCGCAGGCAAGGGTCTGGATCGTCTGGTTCCAGTTCGGATCCACGCTGTGGAACATCCAGAGCCAGGTTCTTGCCGGATCCCAGTCGTCTCCGGGGAAATACGAAACCTTTCCAAAATCCGAGAACAGCTCCTGCATCGCGGCAGGGGGCGAGCTGTAGGGAATCCTGTTCCCGTTCGGGAGGACCGCGTTCTGCGGCTTGACGAACAAGGCGCCGTTCAGGCCCATGACCCGGTGCAGAGGCCAGTTCAAGGGGTCAACGTACATGTAGCTCCCAGCTGCGGGAGCCGTGAACGTCACCGAGCCCGTGCCGCCGGGTTGAATGGAGGCAATGGTCGTGCCGGGCAGTATCTGGGTGCCGTTCCACAGGCCGAAGCCATGGGGGATGCTGTTGTTGTTCGTGATGTTGAAGGTGACCTGCTCGCCCTCCAAAGCGTTGACGATCACCCCGGGTATCCTCGGCCCGGAACCGTCATCGAACGCCCAGGCGTTGACCTGGATGCCGTCTACCATCTCCCAAAGCACTGGCTGGATGGTTAGGTTGACAGATGAAGCCGCATGACTGGTTGAGACGCCCAGCATTGTGGGCAGGCCCTGAGTTCCAGCCAAGGCAATTCCCGCCAGGGCCATACGAACGTTGATCTTGATGAATTCACGCCTGTTCATTCACTTCTCCACCTTGTTTAGGGCGTCTCGCCTGCTCAAATGCCTCTCGTTGTGTCCGAATGCCCGATCCCTGCGCCGGCGGATAAAACGCCAGCTGAGTCTCGAACATGGCGCTGTCGCCTATCACCAGCCGTCATCCGGCATCATAACGTTGCCTGCCTGTGCGCCACCATCACTTGCGATACGATATTTTCGGCACAGCTATGGAATCAAGACCATTTTTCCATTCGTCAGATACATAACACATCATTGCAAAATGGAAATGATTATTTCATGAGAAAATGCCTTCCTTCAACTCTGATCTAAAAACAAATTCCTCGTGGAACGACATATTTATCAAGGTTATACAAGAGGGAACATCTCGCAGGACACACGACGATGATGCCGAATATGCCACTGAGCAGGTTGCAGTCAACCCTTTTTAGTAAACTTTCCGAATTCGTACGGATATGAGTATTACACGAAGACCAGGGGCGGATGTGAAGTCGCCGAAATTCCCGATAAACTCAGGACCTGAGCCACTCGAGCCCGCATCCCGGTCAAGCCGGAACTGCTCATTTTGAGAGGTAA
This genomic stretch from Fundidesulfovibrio soli harbors:
- a CDS encoding multicopper oxidase domain-containing protein is translated as MAIQCNNTTFPTVSRGHFPAPSDPEYDHAVYHFNRGFANIFHGTPNTPGFVPFNPATHQRTTREFYKDKHLSLVTGQILNNATPNTVEVWGFFDPDNSNVITYPSVPLRYTQDKIIHTTVHTHHGPHTIHHHGLEPEPINDGVGHVTMEVDGQYIYQMVPRQAGTFFYHCHRNTPLHFQMGMFGFLIIDPPTGPGTLYEGGPKYDVEALWAVTEIDRKWHVMDKSFGQPPAPNDIPGAPQLSGFTTIAQNTSNGAPGLHVYDPDIFLISGVPQVKGNPTPGLWQTDPRSRITSKGRETILIRLLCGGYKVQRYTFGLDVELVAEDGRPLGVGANPTKNAMTKYSRPITIKAGQPFTLTTARRYDLIIKPKAGGKFPVKIEFLNWITGQVDYSSQTYIEVKKWNPVPYNLLLG
- the gatB gene encoding Asp-tRNA(Asn)/Glu-tRNA(Gln) amidotransferase subunit GatB encodes the protein MAEYEAVIGLEVHAQLLTESKIFCSCSTRFGNDPNENVCPVCSGMPGVLPVLNERAVEYAAKMGMAIDCALNPISVFARKNYFYPDLPKGYQISQFELPIAEHGKVDILVDGAAKTIGVTRIHMEEDAGKNIHSATDNASYVDLNRACVPLIEIVSEPDMRSADEAVAYLKELRSILVYLGICDGNMEEGSFRCDANVSIRPKGQKEFGTRAEIKNVNSFRNVHKAIEYEIQRQKDCLEDGEAIVQETRLYNPDKNVTASMRGKEEAHDYRYFPDPDLVPLKLDPAKLEQWKAQLPELPRVRRQRFENDFGLTANDAATITAERDLADYFEAACAAYAQPKKIANWIMSELLREMGEAKLSAAQLKLAPADLAKLVKLVDEGVISGKIGKQIFPDLFAQGGDPEALVKAKGLVQISDSSALEEAIDAVLAASPAEVEAYKGGKTKLMGFFVGQVMKATKGQANPGLLNQLLAKKLS
- a CDS encoding multicopper oxidase domain-containing protein, which translates into the protein MNRREFIKINVRMALAGIALAGTQGLPTMLGVSTSHAASSVNLTIQPVLWEMVDGIQVNAWAFDDGSGPRIPGVIVNALEGEQVTFNITNNNSIPHGFGLWNGTQILPGTTIASIQPGGTGSVTFTAPAAGSYMYVDPLNWPLHRVMGLNGALFVKPQNAVLPNGNRIPYSSPPAAMQELFSDFGKVSYFPGDDWDPARTWLWMFHSVDPNWNQTIQTLACDGNAAGIAASVASFTTTYTPQYFLINGRSGHWSGHEPDTAPYGNVGMPALIVSMNSGLNAASPHIHGNHVFELAANGTVKDNLIFLDTWSMLSGDIKSHLLPFIIPPDTINSPEDPAAWSAAGGVPKVEVASGVLRSQFPFVYPMHCHLETSQTAAGGNYPNGSMTHWSILSPTIGGPVDPALIGKHPDRRIFGDPDPRGFTNSVGL
- a CDS encoding cytochrome-c peroxidase; this translates as MVRRHRFRVYPLAAFILATLFLFPSLPFSQVAPVIPPSLKTITLPAIPGIDRYIKDNNAAIILGKALFWDMQIGSDGVTACASCHFHAGGDNRNKNQVHPGKDGAFAMQPNAILTAAKYPFRKLSSPDDRNTVLGDSDDSSGSQGVFSVDYVGHDPAQGGLEQGTLTAAPTVFQVNGKQVRQVTARNAPSVINAAFNYVNFWDGRASNIFNGVNEFGTGAVLAHQILRMDGTGTLVPETVSLDFSSLASQAVGPMLSSAEMSYAGRTFPQLGRKMLALTPLAKQDVHPQDSVLGSLSARPGPGLRTNQDGSPRTYADLVAAAFKDDFWAHGREQMENNFSLFAGLAIQAYERTLISNDTRFDRFREGLIDLTEREKRGMDLFYNTDPQKGTSCSICHFGPELTNISTVELAAANPGEPLAVIEFMPMKDGFSRNYDIGFYNLAVRPTAADLGRGGKDPWDRPLSFSRNVRDEFGQPLPESFISVNGAFKTPGLRNVELTGPYFHNGGLTTLKEVMDFYGRGGDFQQQNLRDMPPAIGPDQPGGRLNLLVGNEANKDALVAFLLTLTDDRVKYRRAPFDHPQLFVPNGEPGNQLAVLCTDEQILTATCSEMREIPAVGQAGSTYPLKPFLGMDPFSRDDRLIPSNVIAPALIHLLQ
- a CDS encoding multicopper oxidase family protein encodes the protein MHSGLPNQTTLRGYYDLSPNASITKLGTTEKQSYLGPIIVAHTNRPVRVTFRNELPIGNAFLPVDTTIMGAEGVQNRTAIHLHGGFVPWISDGTPNQWFTPSGIGQKGVSYINVPDMATPAANEWNAYYPNLQSARMLWYHDHAVGITRTNVYAGMASAFLVTDTAEAQLVANGILPADNSGLGIPLIIQDKSFVNSATIGTQDPSWAANPDWGQFTGALWYPHVYEPNQNLADGTPNPTGRWDFGGWVYPPVQNVQNPPAVSAVAEAFQDTSMVNGVAYPYMDVQQRKYRFRILNAAGARAFNLQLYMEAQDINLNYTGEANLAQPGPAMLQIANEGGVLPAPVEMNNPPTQWGAIPTSTTMPTAYTLLVAPAERADIIVDFSALPPGARLILYNDAPAPAPAGDPRDDFFTGAPDQTAFGGAPTTLQGQGPNTRTMMEFRVVAGGTPDAVNYAATKAYLANANTGLPAIFAQTQPKAIVPPGTPVNVRDTTVAGIPVKIKTLNENFDSHGRLNTQIGTNAFTIGNQGTPAYGTGYEDMPTETVFNRQPQIWTVVNNTGDVHPIHIHLENVQLVARVDWAGVVTPPDPNELGWKETIRMLPGTNAIVAVKFSPPRLSFGVPQSVRPLNATKPFNAVTNPLHNFGFEYIWHCHMLEHEEHDMMHVIQVYNPYAPPAADWLLMNGG